The genomic segment CTCTACACCGTCACGGTGACCAACACCGGCAACCAGACGCTGAGCAACGTCGTCGTCACCGACCCGCTGGCCATCACGGCGGCGAACCCGGGCGGCGTGATCGGCACGATTGCCGCGTTCGCCCCGGGTGCCAGCCAGAGCTTCAGCTTCACCTACGACGTCCAGCAGTCCGACATCGACAACAACGGCGGCGGCGATGGCGACATCGACAACACCGCGACGGCCGACAGCGACCAGACGAGCCCGGTCAGCGACAGCGAGAGCGTCCCGATCGCCCAACTGCCTGGCCTGACGATCGTCAAGGCGGCCAGCGTCCCGGGTGACGCCGACGGCATCATCGACAGCGCCAGCGACGACATCCTCTACACCGTCACGGTGACCAACACCGGCAACCAGACGCTGAGCAACGTCGTCGTCACCGACCCGCTGGCCATCACGGCGGCGAACCCGGGCGGCGTGATCGGCACGATTGCCGCGTTCGCCCCGGGTGCCAGCCAGAGCTTCAGCTTCAGCTACGACGTCCAGCAGTCCGACATCGACAACAACGGCGGCGGCGATGGCGACATCGACAACACCGCGACGGCCGACAGCGACCAGACGAGCCCGGTCAGCGACAGCGAGAGCGTCCCGATCGCCCAACTGCCTGGCCTGACGATCGTCAAGGCGGCCAGCGTCCCGGGTGACGCCGACGGCATCATCGACAGCGCCAGCGACGACATCCTCTACACCGTCACGGTGACCAACACCGGCAACCAGACGCTGAGCAACGTCGTCGTCACCGACCCGCTGGCCATCACGGCGGCGAACCCGGGCGGCGTGATCGGCACGATTGCCGCGTTCGCCCCGGGTGCCAGCCAGAGCTTCAGCTTCAGCTACGACGTCCAGCAGTCCGACATCGACAACAACGGCGGCGGCGATGGCGACATCGACAACACCGCGACGGCCGACAGCGACCAGACGAGCCCGGTCAGCGACAGCGAGAGCGTCCCGATCGCCCAACTGCCTGGCCTGACGATCGTCAAGGCGGCCAGCGTCCCGGGTGACGCCGACGGCATCATCGACAGCGCCAGCGACGACATCCTCTACACCGTCACGGTGACCAACACCGGCAACCAGACGCTGAGCAACGTCGTCGTCACCGACCCGCTGGCCATCACGGCGGCGAACCCGGGCGGCGTGATCGGCACGATTGCCGCGTTCGCCCCGGGTGCCAGCCAGAGCTTCAGCTTCAGCTACGACGTCCAGCAGTCCGACATCGACAACAACGGTGGCGGCGATGGCGACATCGACAACACCGCGACGGCCGACAGCGACCAGACGAGCCCGGTCAGCGACAGCGAGAGCGTCCCGATCGCCCAACTGGGCGTCATCGGCGACCTCGTCTGGGAGGACCTCAACTTCAATGGCTTGCGCGATGTCGGCGAGCCGGGGATTGGCGGCGTAGTGGTCAACCTGCTCGACAGCGGCGGCAGTGTTGTGGCTACCGACACCACCGACAGTAGTGGTCTGTACCTGTTCAACAATGTTGCTCAAGGCACCTATCAGGTTCAGGTTCTGGTTCCCACGGGCTATCTGTTTACCATCCGGGACGCCGGCGGCGATGATACCGTCGACTCGGATGTCGGCACGACGGGTGTCGGCGGCTCAGGTCTCAGCGGCCCGATTTTCCTGCCCCCGGGCCAAACCAACCTTACCGTCGACGCCGGTCTCTACCGCAAGGCAACCCTCGGTGACCGGGTATGGCTCGACAAGGACAACGATGGCATTCAGGACGCCAACGAGAAGGGGGTGAGCAACGTTGGTGTGAAGCTGTTGGACACCAGCGGACAACAGATTGCCACGACCACGACTGATTCTCTTGGTAATTACAAGTTCGTCGATCTCAACCCGGGCACCTATACGCTCGAGTTTGACAAGTCCGTTGCACTCACTGGCGCGGTCTCGGTGGCGAAGTACCCATGGAGCAGCAAGCCGAATCAAGGCACTGATGACACGGTGGACTCGGATGTCACTGGTTCCGGATTCAAGGCGACGGTTTCCGTCGCGCTGGATTCAGGCGAGAACGACCTGACGCAGGATGCCGCGATCACGCCGATCGTCATCGACCTCAATGGTAACGGCATTCAGACGATTGCTCGTGGCAAGTCACAGGGCACCTTCGATCTGCTCGGTACGGGCAAGGGGATAGACTCCGGGTGGTTGTCGGGTGACGACGGTTTCCTGGTCGTGGACCGCAACGGCAACGGCAGCATCGACGACATTTCGGAGATGTTCGGGGGGTCCAGCAAGGGAGCCGGGTTCAGCAAACTGTCCGCCTTCGACAGCAATGGCGACGGGCTGGTGGATGCCAACGACACCGATTTCGCCAGTCTCAAGATCTGGCGTGACCTGAACGGCAACCACCAGACCGACGACGGCGAGCTGGTGAGCCTGGAGAATGCCGGGCTGCTCAGCTTGGCGGTCGACTACAGTGAGCTGCCGTTCCTGGACGCCCAGGGCAACCTGCATCTCGAACGTGGCAGCGCCACCTTGGCCGACGGCCGCTCGGTAGACATGACCGATGTGTACTTCAACATCGCGGCCAGTGATGCGGCGGCCGCGGGCGTTGACGTGCTCGGACTCGCCGAGTTGATGGGCGGTGGTTTTGACGGTCGGGTGGCCGTTGCGGAGGCGGTGGCCGAGGCAGGTACGATGGTTCCGACAGACGTTCAGCTTGTCGGCTTGCCCGAGCCGGAGCTCCTCGGGGTGTTCTGACACCAATGGTCGGTGGAGCGGGCTCCGCTTCCGAGCCGCTTCGTGAACCCCACGAGGCGGCTCGGGGTGCAGGCCGGAGCCCGTCTCAATCGCTGCCGGCGCGAAGGGCGTCAGCGCCAGATCGCGAGATGCCCGAGTCGCGGCAGGGTGCCCGGCTACGCCGGACGAGTGTAAACCTTCAATTCTCGGACCCTCTCTTATCCAATCAGAGGTGCCGGAGGGATCTCGCGGCATCCTGTTTGGGCCGCACCTTACTCGCTGATGCAGACCGCAACGGCGTCGTGGCGGTGGGTCGGTGGTGCCCAGCACCTTGGGCCCGGAGGCGGCTGCGATTCCGGTTTTCATGAAGAATTTCCGGACCAATTGTCGACGCATTTTACAGTGCCGTATGCTGCAGCCTGCTGCTGAATGAGAAAACTGCAATAAATCAGATTCCAGTGGTTCCGGGTATATTTTTTGCGTATGGAGCCCGTAGATGTCGGCCGCTGGTAGGTATGTGAATCTTTCCCACCCCGTCGGGTACAGGAGAATGGTCATGAGCAACACGAATCGCAACATGCTCCAAGAGGGGGCGCCACTATGAAACAGCTTACCCGGTTCGGTGTCGCAGGCGCCCTCTGCGCGCTGAGCGCAGCGGTATCTGGCGCGCCCGTGAATCAGGATTTTGAGGCGGGTCTTTCGGGTTGGACGGTGCTTGGCAATGTCGCCACGACGGGTCCGACCACGGTCGTCACCTACGATCCGCCTGCCAAGAACGTCTTTCCCTATCAAGCCCTGATGGCTCGGCTGGTGAGCAATGACGGGCAGGACCACGGCGCGAGCACCGGCAACTACAGTCCCCCTTCCAATACCACAGCGCTGGATGCGTTCTTTGGATTGCCCGTCGGAACCCTGGCTGCGTCCTACCAGGCGTTCAATGGATCGGGGATCAAGCAAACGTTTTCGGGCTCTGTCGGGGACGTCGTTCAGCAACGCTGGAATTTCTTTTCGACGGATGATACCGACCCGCAGTTCGGGAGCAACGATACGGCATTTGCCGTGATCAGCGGCCCGGCAATAGGAAACACGGTCCTCATTCGCCTGATGGATTCCTTTACCGCGGGAGCGTCAGCCACCTCAGGATGGAACCCCTTTGCATTCACGCTTCCCGCAGACGGTTCCTATACGATCGGCTTCGGCGTTGTAAACGGCGGGGACAATTACTACTACGACGCGGAACTCTTCCTCGACGACTTCAGGGGTGTTCCGGAGCCAGGTTCTCTTACCTTGGTTGGGCTCGCGCTGGCAGGAATCGGGTCGTTGCGCCGGAGAAGTTGGGGACGCGCGTAAGAAAACAGGGCGGGACAGCGTTCCGGGCGGTCTATACTGGGCGCCTGGACCAGCGGGTCTGCCCGATTCGTCTTGCGAAGCTGGAAGCTGGCCGCTGCCGCACAGGCGGCGTGTCGAGAGCAGCAGTTCCCGCGGCGCTGGAGGACGACCCGGCAGTGTCGCGTTTTCTCAACCATTCTCGAAAATGGACGAAAGAAACTGATGAGCAGCAAGAAGGATAACCGGATCGACGACGATGCATCCTCAGATGCCGATGTCGCCGATGCCGCCCCCACGGCGGCCCAGTCCGTGACGGTGGCCGTTCGCATGCAGCCGGTCGAGCATTCGCAGCAACCCGTCTTCTCCAATTTCACCACCGTGCATGCCGGAAGCGGCGTTGTCTTCATCGACTTCGGTTTCTTCGAGCCGCAGACGTTGGCTTATCTTTCCCGGCTCGGGCAGCCGGGGGTGAAGGTTCCGGAAACCATGGATGGCATTCTCGCCTGCCGCATGGCCCTGAGTATCGAAACGGTTGCCAACCTGGCCAATCAGTTGAACCAGTTGTTGCGGAACGCGGCCGCGGCGCAAGCGCGGGCTGCATCAGTTTCGGGCCAGTCGGCAGAACGTTAGGGCGGCAAGGCAGGCCCGTTGGCACAGTCGATGTCCCTCTGAACGCTCTGCTGTCACGGATTGCGTCAGGACGCTTGCCACAAGGGCCCGCCACGCGACACCGGGGTTGATTGGCCCAACACGGCGCTGCGTCGGTGTCGGTGCTCACTTCTCCGGGCAGCCAACGATCCTCGCCGGCTGTTCTTGCTCGCATCGCCTCGGAGATCGTGTGTCCGTGCGGGGCGCCGATTGCGCCGCGCCTGGAGCAGCCAAACAGACCCGGGGCCGCGCGCGGCAGTTGTTGACGTGGCCAATCCCGTTGTTCGCCGTCACTGGCCACTTCGTCCTGTTGCCTGTCGCTTCGTCTTCCGTTTACCATCCTGACAGGGCGATGGGGTTGCTGCGGACCACCTTCGCCAAGCCTGCGATCGGGGCGGCCGTTTCCGCCTCGTTCAGCCATACTTTCCGCTGACAGGAGAGCTGCCATGAAGCTCCCCACGCTCCTCTTGATCGCGCTTGCGCTCCTGGCTGGCTGCAGCAGCGGGGCGAGCTCGCGGCTGCCGGCCGCGACGGCGGAGATTCACCAGCCGGAAGGAGTCTCCGGGCACAGCCCGCAATCCGGCTGGCGGGGAGAGCGTTTCGCGGTTGCGACGGCGAACCCGCTGGCGAGCGAGGCGGGCGCGGCGATGCTGCGCGCTGGCGGCGCCGCGATCGATGCCGCGATCGCGGCGCAGATGGTTCTCGGTCTCGTCGAACCGCAGTCGAGCGGGATTGGCGGCGGTGCCTTCCTGCTGCACCACGATGGCCGGCAGACGGTGGCTTTCGATGGCCGCGAGACGGCGCCGGCAGCGGTGGGCGAGGATCTATTCCTGCGGGCTGATGGCAAGCCGCTGAGCTTCCATCAGGCAGTGATCGGTGGTCGGGCGGTCGGCGTTCCCGGAACCGTGCGCATGCTCGAAATGGCGCATGCGGAGTATGGCCGACTGCCCTGGGCGACTCTCTTCGAGCCTGCAATCCACCTGGCCGAAACCGGTTTTCCGGTCGGCCAGCGGCTGCATGCGCTGCTCAAGGCGGATCCCTACCTGCGCCTCGACCGCGAGGCCGCAGCCCATTTCTACGACCACACCGGGCAGCCGGTCGCGGTTGGCAGCACCCTGCGCAATCCGGAACTTGCCGCAGTCATGCGCCGGATCGCCGGCGAGGGCTCGCGCGCCCTGCACGATGGAGAAATCGCGCAGGCGATCGTGGCCAAGGTGCGCCAGCACCAGGACAATCCCGGCCGCCTGAGCCTGA from the Accumulibacter sp. genome contains:
- a CDS encoding PEP-CTERM sorting domain-containing protein, with translation MKQLTRFGVAGALCALSAAVSGAPVNQDFEAGLSGWTVLGNVATTGPTTVVTYDPPAKNVFPYQALMARLVSNDGQDHGASTGNYSPPSNTTALDAFFGLPVGTLAASYQAFNGSGIKQTFSGSVGDVVQQRWNFFSTDDTDPQFGSNDTAFAVISGPAIGNTVLIRLMDSFTAGASATSGWNPFAFTLPADGSYTIGFGVVNGGDNYYYDAELFLDDFRGVPEPGSLTLVGLALAGIGSLRRRSWGRA